The following coding sequences lie in one Mycobacterium sp. Z3061 genomic window:
- the dprA gene encoding DNA-processing protein DprA, whose translation MNDNATMRAWAYLSRVAEPPCAELADLVLGVGPQEAAERVRRGLVDDDLLRLTAARREIDQAATDLDAILRRGGRLVTPDDDEWPVLAFAAFDGIRSRNTMPMVLWAAGPARLDEVSTRAAALVGTRAATAYGEHVAHELATGLAQHDVAVVSGGAYGIDGAAHRAALAADGVTIAVLACGLDVPYPAGHSALLHRIGQHGLVCTEYPPGVRPARFRFLTRNRLVAALSGAAVVVEAGLRSGAANTAAWARSLGRVVAAVPGPVTSSASAGCHVLLRNGAELVTRYEEIVELVGRIGELAPDEPRPATALDGLDEAERRVYEALPGRGAAAVDQIAVAAGLPPEHVLGPLALLELTGLVECRDGCWRIVRKRRGQARLV comes from the coding sequence ATGAACGACAACGCCACCATGCGGGCCTGGGCATACCTGTCGCGGGTGGCCGAACCGCCCTGCGCCGAGCTGGCCGACCTGGTCCTAGGCGTCGGGCCGCAGGAGGCCGCCGAGCGGGTCCGTCGCGGCCTGGTCGACGACGACCTGTTGCGGCTCACCGCGGCGCGGCGCGAAATCGACCAGGCCGCAACAGACCTCGACGCGATTCTGCGCCGTGGCGGCCGGCTGGTCACTCCCGACGACGACGAGTGGCCGGTGCTCGCGTTCGCCGCGTTCGACGGCATCCGGTCCAGGAACACGATGCCGATGGTGTTGTGGGCCGCCGGACCCGCGCGCCTGGATGAGGTGAGCACGCGCGCGGCCGCACTGGTAGGTACCCGGGCCGCGACGGCATACGGGGAACATGTCGCCCACGAACTGGCCACCGGTCTGGCACAGCATGATGTCGCGGTGGTGTCCGGGGGCGCCTACGGCATCGACGGGGCTGCTCACCGCGCGGCGCTGGCCGCGGACGGAGTCACCATCGCGGTCCTGGCCTGCGGGCTCGACGTTCCCTACCCGGCGGGGCATTCCGCGCTGCTGCACCGCATCGGCCAACACGGTCTGGTGTGCACCGAATACCCGCCGGGCGTGCGCCCGGCGCGATTCCGGTTCCTGACCCGCAACCGCCTGGTGGCAGCGCTGTCCGGCGCGGCGGTGGTGGTGGAGGCGGGGTTGCGCAGTGGAGCTGCCAACACCGCCGCCTGGGCGCGATCGCTGGGCCGGGTCGTGGCGGCGGTACCCGGGCCGGTGACGTCGTCGGCGTCGGCGGGTTGTCATGTGCTGCTGCGCAACGGCGCGGAGCTGGTCACCCGCTACGAGGAGATCGTTGAGTTGGTCGGCCGTATCGGCGAGCTCGCGCCCGACGAGCCGCGGCCCGCCACTGCCCTGGACGGGCTGGACGAGGCCGAGCGGCGGGTCTACGAGGCGTTGCCCGGCCGGGGCGCGGCCGCAGTCGACCAGATCGCCGTCGCCGCCGGCCTACCCCCGGAACACGTGCTGGGGCCGCTGGCATTGCTGGAATTGACGGGCCTGGTCGAGTGTCGCGACGGCTGCTGGCGGATTGTGCGGAAACGGCGCGGCCAGGCTCGACTCGTATAG
- a CDS encoding siderophore-interacting protein — protein MAGRPVQAFEVVSTEQLTPHMMRVVLGSNNFDTFVPSKFTDSYVKLVFVSQDVDVAALPQPLTIDSFAELPPEKRPPVRTITVRRVDEDAGQITVDIAVHGEHGVAGQWAATAQPGRPIYLMGPSGAYSPDPAADWHLLAGDEAALPAIAAALEALPDSAVGMAFIEVAGPDDEIPLTAPDGVEVNWVYRGGRADLVPEDRAGDHAPLIEAVTTARWLPGQVHVFIHGEAQAVMHNLRPYIRKERGVDAQWAASISGYWRRGRTEETFRQWKKELAEAESPER, from the coding sequence GTGGCAGGCCGGCCTGTACAGGCTTTTGAAGTGGTCAGTACCGAGCAGCTCACTCCGCACATGATGCGGGTTGTGCTGGGCAGCAACAACTTCGACACGTTCGTGCCGAGCAAGTTCACCGATTCCTACGTCAAGTTGGTGTTCGTCTCCCAGGACGTCGACGTAGCCGCCCTGCCGCAGCCGCTGACGATCGACAGCTTCGCCGAGCTGCCGCCGGAAAAACGCCCGCCGGTGCGCACCATCACCGTTCGCCGCGTCGACGAAGACGCCGGCCAGATCACGGTGGATATCGCCGTGCACGGCGAGCACGGGGTGGCAGGGCAGTGGGCCGCCACCGCCCAGCCGGGCCGGCCGATCTACCTGATGGGACCCAGCGGCGCCTACAGCCCCGACCCGGCTGCCGACTGGCATCTGCTCGCCGGCGACGAGGCCGCGCTGCCGGCCATCGCGGCCGCGCTGGAAGCGCTGCCCGACTCAGCGGTCGGGATGGCATTCATCGAGGTGGCGGGTCCCGACGACGAGATACCCCTGACGGCCCCCGACGGCGTCGAGGTCAACTGGGTGTACCGCGGCGGGCGGGCGGACCTGGTGCCCGAAGACCGCGCCGGTGACCACGCGCCGCTGATCGAGGCGGTCACCACCGCCCGCTGGCTGCCCGGCCAGGTCCACGTCTTCATCCACGGCGAGGCGCAGGCCGTCATGCACAACCTGCGGCCCTACATCCGCAAGGAGCGCGGCGTCGACGCCCAGTGGGCGGCGTCGATCTCCGGCTACTGGCGGCGCGGCCGCACCGAAGAGACGTTCCGGCAGTGGAAGAAGGAACTGGCCGAGGCGGAATCCCCGGAGCGGTAA
- a CDS encoding wax ester/triacylglycerol synthase family O-acyltransferase — protein MQLIAPADSMFLVGESREHPMHVGALQLFKPPEGADEDFVTEAYESMLRCTDVQPTFRKHPAFFGPVTNLAWSHQREVELDYHFRRSALPRPGRVRELLELASRLHGSLLDRHRPLWEAHLVEGLNDGRYAVYTKFHHSLMDGVSALRLMQRAFTDNPDDDEVRVPWELKPRHRPGGGQKSSPLDALTDTVRSTAALAPSTLSLARAALLEQQLTFPFRAPKTMFNVRIGGARRIAAQSWPLERIFAVKDAANASFNDVVLAMSAGALRTYLIEQNALPDTPLIAMVPVSLRKEGEAETGGNSVGTVLCNLNTHIEDAGKRIQGISSSMSEQKEVFNQLPKVQQLALSAFMTGGLFLGLIPGFIRTAPPPFNIVISNVPGSKEPLYWRGAQMVGNYPLSITLDGQAMNITVTNNAENLDFGLVGARGSVPHLQRMLSHLETSLKDLERAVGV, from the coding sequence ATGCAGCTGATAGCACCGGCCGACTCCATGTTCCTGGTCGGCGAATCCCGCGAACACCCCATGCACGTGGGCGCTCTGCAGCTGTTCAAGCCACCGGAAGGTGCCGATGAGGATTTCGTCACCGAGGCGTACGAGTCCATGCTGCGGTGCACCGACGTCCAACCCACGTTCCGCAAGCACCCGGCGTTTTTCGGGCCGGTCACCAACCTCGCGTGGTCGCATCAGCGCGAGGTCGAACTCGACTACCACTTCCGGCGCTCGGCGCTGCCGCGACCGGGCCGGGTGCGCGAGCTGCTCGAGCTGGCGTCGCGGCTGCACGGCAGCCTGCTCGATCGCCACCGGCCCCTGTGGGAGGCGCACCTGGTGGAGGGGCTCAACGACGGGCGCTACGCGGTGTACACCAAGTTCCACCATTCGCTGATGGACGGCGTGTCCGCACTGCGGCTGATGCAACGCGCTTTCACCGACAATCCGGACGACGACGAGGTGCGGGTGCCCTGGGAGCTGAAGCCACGCCATCGCCCCGGAGGCGGTCAGAAGTCGTCGCCACTGGACGCGCTCACCGACACCGTGCGATCGACCGCCGCCCTCGCGCCTTCCACGTTGTCACTGGCCCGTGCGGCGCTACTGGAACAGCAGCTGACGTTCCCCTTCCGGGCGCCCAAGACGATGTTCAACGTCCGGATCGGCGGCGCCCGCCGCATCGCCGCCCAGTCGTGGCCGCTGGAACGGATCTTCGCGGTGAAGGACGCGGCAAACGCGTCCTTCAACGACGTCGTGCTGGCCATGTCAGCCGGTGCACTCCGCACCTACCTGATCGAACAGAACGCGCTGCCGGACACTCCGCTGATCGCGATGGTGCCGGTGAGCCTGCGCAAGGAAGGCGAAGCCGAAACCGGCGGCAACTCGGTGGGCACCGTGTTGTGCAACCTGAACACCCACATCGAAGATGCGGGCAAGCGCATCCAGGGCATCAGCTCGTCGATGAGCGAGCAGAAGGAGGTGTTCAATCAGCTGCCCAAGGTTCAGCAGCTCGCGCTGTCCGCCTTCATGACCGGTGGTCTGTTCCTCGGACTCATCCCCGGTTTCATCCGCACCGCCCCGCCACCGTTCAACATCGTGATCTCCAACGTGCCCGGTTCCAAAGAGCCGCTGTACTGGCGGGGGGCGCAGATGGTCGGCAACTACCCATTGTCGATTACCTTGGATGGTCAGGCGATGAACATCACGGTGACCAACAACGCCGAGAATCTCGACTTCGGACTTGTCGGCGCCAGAGGCAGTGTGCCGCACCTGCAACGCATGCTGAGTCACCTGGAGACGTCTCTGAAAGATCTCGAACGCGCCGTCGGCGTGTGA
- a CDS encoding YifB family Mg chelatase-like AAA ATPase yields MALGRAFSVGVRGLDGETVEIEADISSGLPGVHLVGLPDAALQESRDRVRAAVVNCGNDWPQARLTLALSPATLPKMGSVYDIALAAAVLSAQRKKPWHRLEKAVLLGELSLDGRVRPVRGVLPAVLAAKRDGWPSVVVPADNLAEASLIDGIDVWGVRTLRQLRGWLSGSAELERRITPSAALDEPPVDLADVVGQSQARFAVEVAAAGAHHLMLTGPPGVGKTMLAQRLPGLLPPLSDTESLEVTAIHSVAGLLSADTPLLRRPPFVAPHHSSTVAALVGGGSGMARPGAVSRAHRGVLFLDECAEISVSVLEALRTPLEDGEIRLARRDGVACYPARFQLVLAANPCPCAPADPQDCICAGAVKRRYLGKLSGPLLDRVDLRVQMNPVRAGAFGVTAGESTAQVRQRVTAARDAAAERWRPHGFSTNAEVSGPLLRRKFRPSSAAMKPLHKALDDGVLSIRGVDRTLRVAWSLSDLAGRTSPGLPEVATALSFRQMGSRR; encoded by the coding sequence ATGGCACTCGGGCGTGCGTTCTCCGTCGGCGTGCGAGGACTGGACGGCGAAACCGTGGAAATCGAAGCCGACATCTCTTCGGGGCTGCCGGGTGTGCACCTGGTGGGACTGCCGGACGCGGCGCTGCAGGAGTCCCGCGACCGGGTGCGGGCCGCGGTCGTCAACTGCGGCAACGACTGGCCGCAGGCGCGGCTGACGCTGGCACTGTCGCCGGCCACCTTGCCGAAGATGGGCTCGGTCTACGACATCGCCCTCGCCGCGGCAGTGCTGTCCGCGCAGCGGAAAAAGCCCTGGCACCGACTGGAGAAGGCGGTGCTGTTGGGGGAGTTGTCCCTGGACGGCCGGGTGCGGCCGGTGCGCGGGGTACTGCCCGCGGTGCTCGCCGCCAAGCGAGACGGCTGGCCGTCGGTCGTCGTCCCCGCCGACAACCTGGCCGAAGCCAGTCTGATCGACGGCATCGATGTCTGGGGCGTGCGCACGCTGCGGCAGCTGCGAGGCTGGCTCAGCGGATCGGCGGAATTAGAGCGACGGATTACCCCGTCGGCCGCCCTCGACGAGCCACCGGTGGATCTCGCCGATGTGGTCGGGCAGTCGCAGGCCCGCTTCGCCGTCGAGGTCGCCGCCGCGGGAGCGCATCACCTGATGCTCACCGGTCCGCCAGGGGTCGGCAAAACAATGCTCGCGCAACGGCTTCCAGGCCTGTTGCCGCCGCTGTCTGACACCGAGTCGCTGGAAGTGACCGCGATTCACTCTGTCGCGGGGTTGCTGTCAGCCGACACCCCGCTGCTGCGCAGGCCACCATTTGTCGCACCCCACCACAGTTCCACTGTCGCGGCACTGGTCGGGGGCGGTTCGGGAATGGCCCGGCCGGGCGCCGTCAGCCGCGCACACCGCGGCGTGCTGTTCCTCGACGAGTGCGCGGAAATCAGCGTCAGCGTGTTGGAGGCACTGCGAACACCGTTGGAAGACGGCGAGATTCGCCTCGCCCGCCGGGACGGCGTGGCCTGCTACCCGGCGCGGTTCCAGCTGGTGCTGGCCGCCAACCCGTGCCCGTGTGCGCCGGCCGATCCGCAGGACTGCATCTGCGCGGGAGCGGTCAAGCGCCGCTATCTGGGCAAGCTCTCGGGTCCGCTGCTGGACCGGGTTGATCTGCGCGTGCAGATGAATCCGGTGCGGGCGGGCGCGTTCGGAGTCACCGCAGGGGAATCGACGGCGCAGGTACGCCAGCGGGTGACGGCGGCGCGGGACGCGGCCGCCGAAAGGTGGCGCCCGCACGGTTTCAGCACCAACGCCGAAGTCAGCGGGCCGTTACTGCGCCGCAAGTTCCGGCCCAGCAGCGCCGCGATGAAGCCGCTGCACAAGGCCCTGGACGACGGAGTGCTCAGCATCAGGGGGGTGGACCGCACGCTGCGGGTCGCGTGGAGCCTGTCCGATCTGGCCGGCCGTACCTCACCCGGGCTGCCCGAGGTCGCGACCGCACTGAGTTTCCGGCAGATGGGATCACGGCGATGA
- the lepB gene encoding signal peptidase I, whose protein sequence is MTDTEDSPPEDSPSERQPDAGKSESTVPKTDTSGETDSDPKPKGKKEKPEKRSTLRELTTLAVVAIVLYYVMLTFVARPYLIPSESMEPTLHGCSTCVGDRIMVDKLTYRFSSPKPGDVIVFKGPPSWNVGYKSIRSPNTVLRWAQNVLSFIGFVPPDENDLVKRVIAVGGQTVACRADTGLTVNGKPVKEPYLDPSTMMADPSVYPCLGSEFGPVKVPEGRLWVMGDNRTHSADSRAHCPMQCTGDPTAGTVPVANVIGKARFIVWPPKRWGGVGSVDPQQGQ, encoded by the coding sequence GTGACTGACACTGAGGATTCCCCTCCGGAGGACTCACCCTCGGAGCGCCAGCCGGACGCCGGCAAGTCGGAGTCGACCGTGCCGAAGACCGACACGTCGGGCGAGACCGACTCGGATCCCAAGCCGAAGGGCAAGAAGGAAAAGCCCGAAAAGCGGTCGACGCTGCGGGAGTTGACCACGCTCGCGGTCGTCGCGATCGTTCTCTACTACGTGATGCTGACGTTCGTCGCGCGTCCGTACCTGATTCCGTCCGAGTCGATGGAACCCACCCTGCACGGCTGCTCCACGTGTGTCGGCGATCGCATCATGGTCGACAAACTGACCTACCGGTTCAGCTCTCCGAAACCGGGTGACGTCATCGTCTTCAAGGGACCACCGTCGTGGAATGTCGGCTACAAGTCGATCCGTTCGCCCAACACCGTGCTGCGCTGGGCCCAGAACGTGCTGTCCTTCATCGGTTTCGTGCCACCCGACGAGAACGACCTGGTCAAGCGGGTGATCGCGGTCGGTGGGCAGACGGTGGCCTGCCGCGCGGATACCGGCCTGACGGTCAACGGCAAACCGGTGAAGGAGCCGTACCTGGACCCGTCCACCATGATGGCCGATCCGTCGGTCTATCCCTGCCTGGGCAGCGAGTTCGGCCCTGTCAAGGTGCCGGAGGGACGGCTTTGGGTAATGGGCGACAACCGGACCCACTCGGCGGATTCGCGCGCGCACTGCCCGATGCAGTGCACCGGCGACCCGACGGCGGGCACCGTGCCGGTCGCCAATGTCATCGGCAAGGCCAGGTTCATCGTGTGGCCGCCGAAGCGATGGGGTGGTGTGGGTTCGGTTGACCCCCAGCAGGGTCAGTGA
- a CDS encoding DUF2469 domain-containing protein produces MSAEDLEKYETEMELSLYREYKDIVGQFSYVVETERRFYLANSVEMVPRNADGEVYFELRLADAWVWDMYRPARFVKQVRVVTFKDVNIEEVEKPELRLPE; encoded by the coding sequence ATGAGTGCTGAGGATCTCGAGAAGTACGAAACCGAGATGGAGCTCTCGCTGTACCGCGAATACAAGGACATCGTCGGTCAGTTCAGCTATGTCGTGGAGACCGAGCGTCGCTTCTATCTCGCCAACAGCGTGGAGATGGTGCCGCGCAACGCCGACGGCGAAGTGTATTTCGAACTGCGGCTGGCCGACGCGTGGGTGTGGGACATGTACCGGCCGGCCCGCTTCGTCAAGCAGGTGCGGGTGGTCACGTTCAAAGACGTCAACATCGAAGAGGTGGAGAAGCCCGAACTGCGGCTGCCCGAATAG
- the rplS gene encoding 50S ribosomal protein L19 yields MNRLDFVDQASLRDDIPAFNPGDTINVHVKVIEGAKERIQVFKGVVIRRQGGGIRETFTVRKESYGVGVERTFPVHSPNIDHIEVVTRGDVRRAKLYYLRELRGKKAKIKEKR; encoded by the coding sequence ATGAACAGGCTGGACTTCGTCGACCAGGCGTCGCTGCGCGACGACATCCCCGCCTTCAACCCGGGCGACACCATCAACGTGCACGTCAAGGTGATCGAGGGCGCCAAGGAGCGCATCCAGGTCTTCAAGGGCGTGGTGATCCGTCGGCAGGGTGGCGGCATCCGCGAGACGTTCACCGTGCGCAAGGAGAGCTATGGCGTCGGTGTCGAGCGGACCTTCCCGGTCCACTCGCCGAACATCGACCACATCGAGGTGGTCACCCGTGGCGACGTCCGCCGCGCCAAGCTGTACTACCTGCGTGAGCTCCGTGGCAAGAAGGCCAAGATCAAGGAAAAGCGCTGA
- a CDS encoding lactate 2-monooxygenase translates to MAFGDYQLEIYFQGLAGVAPSLPMSFAELEARAEMAMPPSVWSYVTGGAGDERTQRANREAFDRWGLMPRMFVGAAERDLSVQMFGLTLPSPLFMAPIGVIGLCAQDGHGDLATARAAARTGVPMVVSTLTADPLEDVAAQFGDTPGYFQLYTPKDRDLAASLVQRAEAAGYKAIIVTLDTWIPGWRPRDLTTANFPQLRGHCLSNYTSDPVFRAGLQRPPEEDPQGTVLAWAQTFGNPLSWDDLTWLRSLTDLPMIIKGICHPDDARRAIDGGVDGIYCSTHGGRQANGGLPALDCLPGVVEAAGGLPVLFDSGIRSGADVVKALAMGATAVGVGRPYAYGMALGGVDGVVHVLRMLLAEADLTMAVDGYPALKDLTPDTLRRVI, encoded by the coding sequence ATGGCATTCGGCGACTATCAGCTCGAAATCTATTTCCAGGGCCTGGCCGGGGTTGCGCCCTCGCTTCCGATGTCCTTTGCCGAGTTGGAGGCCAGGGCCGAGATGGCGATGCCGCCGTCGGTCTGGTCCTACGTCACCGGGGGAGCCGGCGACGAGCGCACCCAGCGCGCCAATCGCGAGGCCTTCGACCGCTGGGGCCTGATGCCCCGCATGTTCGTCGGTGCCGCCGAACGCGACCTGTCGGTGCAGATGTTTGGCCTGACGCTGCCCTCGCCGCTGTTCATGGCGCCGATCGGGGTCATCGGACTGTGCGCCCAAGACGGCCACGGCGACCTGGCGACCGCACGCGCGGCGGCCCGGACCGGTGTGCCGATGGTCGTCTCGACCCTGACCGCCGACCCGCTGGAAGACGTCGCCGCGCAGTTCGGTGACACCCCCGGGTACTTCCAGCTCTACACACCCAAGGACCGGGACCTCGCCGCGAGCCTCGTGCAGCGTGCCGAAGCCGCCGGCTACAAAGCCATCATCGTCACGCTGGACACCTGGATCCCCGGCTGGCGCCCGCGCGACCTCACCACGGCCAACTTTCCCCAACTGCGTGGCCACTGCCTGAGCAACTACACCAGCGACCCGGTGTTCCGCGCCGGCCTGCAACGGCCGCCGGAAGAAGATCCGCAGGGCACCGTGCTGGCCTGGGCGCAGACTTTCGGCAATCCGCTGAGCTGGGACGACCTCACCTGGCTGCGGTCGCTGACCGACCTGCCGATGATCATCAAGGGCATCTGTCACCCCGACGACGCCCGGCGCGCCATCGACGGCGGTGTCGACGGCATCTACTGCTCGACCCACGGCGGCCGGCAGGCCAACGGTGGGCTGCCGGCGCTGGACTGCCTGCCGGGCGTCGTGGAGGCGGCCGGCGGGCTGCCGGTGCTATTCGACTCCGGTATCCGCAGTGGCGCCGACGTCGTCAAGGCGCTGGCCATGGGCGCCACCGCGGTCGGCGTCGGCCGGCCCTACGCCTACGGAATGGCTCTGGGCGGGGTCGACGGCGTCGTCCACGTGCTGCGCATGCTGCTCGCCGAGGCCGACCTGACCATGGCCGTCGACGGCTATCCGGCGCTCAAAGATCTCACCCCGGACACGCTGCGGCGCGTCATCTGA
- a CDS encoding GAF and ANTAR domain-containing protein yields the protein MADEPTAASAAPGALTADPATVFAALAEIIYQGSDATQMYAAICVAATLVVPGCDHASLLVKRDDRYVTVGASSRLAHRVDDLERRSGDGPCIDAIEEETPQVEPDLTKPNQWPHFAARLVEETPVRGAMGFRLLIDKRKGAALNLFSETPNVFDSEAAGRAAVLASFASVAINAIAHGEDATSLRRGLLSNREIGKAVGMLMMLHDMNEDDAFDLLRRHSQGLNIKLADVARKVIESRGNLPDSEEDAS from the coding sequence GTGGCCGACGAACCCACCGCCGCGAGTGCAGCACCGGGTGCACTCACGGCTGACCCGGCAACGGTTTTCGCCGCCCTTGCCGAGATCATCTACCAGGGTTCGGATGCGACCCAGATGTATGCCGCGATCTGTGTGGCGGCCACCCTGGTGGTCCCGGGTTGTGACCACGCCAGCCTGCTGGTCAAGCGCGACGACCGCTACGTCACCGTGGGCGCCAGTTCGCGCCTTGCCCACCGTGTCGACGACCTCGAACGCCGTTCCGGTGACGGCCCGTGCATCGATGCGATCGAGGAAGAAACGCCGCAGGTCGAGCCGGACCTGACCAAGCCGAACCAGTGGCCACATTTCGCCGCCCGCCTGGTCGAGGAGACACCGGTGCGTGGGGCTATGGGCTTCCGGCTGCTGATCGACAAGCGCAAGGGCGCCGCACTGAACCTGTTCAGCGAAACGCCCAACGTCTTCGACTCCGAGGCGGCCGGGCGCGCGGCGGTGCTGGCGTCCTTCGCCAGCGTCGCCATCAACGCCATCGCGCACGGCGAGGACGCCACCAGCCTGCGCCGGGGGCTGCTGAGCAACCGGGAGATCGGCAAGGCCGTCGGCATGCTGATGATGCTGCACGACATGAACGAGGACGACGCCTTTGATCTGCTGCGCCGCCACTCGCAGGGCCTGAACATCAAGCTCGCCGACGTCGCCCGCAAGGTCATCGAGTCCCGCGGGAACCTGCCGGACTCCGAAGAGGACGCGTCCTAG
- a CDS encoding YraN family protein, with amino-acid sequence MTTERTMTRAQLGAWGEQLAADHLSRLGLAVLGRNWRCRYGELDLIACDRVRRTVVFVEVKTRSGDGFGGLAEAVTGTKVRRLRRLAGLWLAGQDERWAAIRIDVIGVRIGRRPAPELTHLQGIG; translated from the coding sequence ATGACGACCGAAAGAACCATGACGCGCGCCCAGCTGGGAGCGTGGGGCGAGCAGCTGGCCGCCGATCATCTGAGCAGGCTCGGGCTGGCCGTCCTCGGCCGCAACTGGCGTTGCCGATACGGCGAACTGGACCTGATTGCGTGCGACAGAGTCCGCCGCACGGTGGTTTTCGTCGAGGTCAAAACCCGCAGCGGTGACGGGTTCGGCGGCCTCGCCGAGGCAGTGACCGGCACGAAGGTGCGTCGGTTGCGTCGCCTGGCCGGGCTCTGGCTGGCGGGTCAGGACGAACGCTGGGCCGCAATCCGCATCGACGTGATCGGGGTGCGGATCGGTCGCCGGCCGGCGCCGGAGCTCACCCACCTGCAGGGCATCGGCTGA
- the fdhD gene encoding formate dehydrogenase accessory sulfurtransferase FdhD has product MRHLTARRRVKHLAGAQETTRQETLAVEEPLEIRLNGVPTTVTMRTPGSDFELAQGFLLTEGIIAQRDDVLAIRYCEGRDDDGVNSYNVLDATLAPGVEPPNLDVTRNFYTTSSCGVCGKASLEAVRLISRHAPGDDPVTVGAAVLRAMPDQLRSAQKVFAATGGLHAAALFTADGTMLTVREDIGRHNAVDKVIGWALERGRVPLAATVLLVSGRASFELTQKALMAGIPVLAAVSAPSSLAVALAEESGITLVAFLREHSMNVYSRADRVK; this is encoded by the coding sequence GTGCGGCACCTGACCGCGCGGCGGCGGGTCAAGCATCTGGCCGGCGCCCAGGAAACCACCCGTCAGGAGACCCTGGCCGTCGAGGAGCCGCTCGAGATTCGTCTCAACGGCGTGCCGACCACCGTCACCATGCGGACGCCGGGCTCGGATTTTGAACTCGCGCAAGGGTTTCTGCTCACCGAGGGGATCATCGCGCAGCGCGACGACGTGCTGGCGATCCGCTACTGCGAGGGCCGCGACGACGACGGCGTAAACAGCTACAACGTCCTGGATGCGACGTTGGCGCCCGGCGTCGAACCACCGAATCTCGACGTTACGCGCAACTTCTACACCACGTCGTCCTGCGGGGTGTGTGGCAAAGCGTCGCTGGAGGCGGTGCGACTGATCAGCCGGCACGCGCCCGGCGACGATCCGGTGACCGTCGGCGCGGCCGTACTGCGGGCGATGCCCGATCAGCTTCGGTCCGCGCAGAAGGTCTTCGCCGCGACCGGAGGTCTGCACGCCGCCGCCCTGTTCACGGCGGACGGGACCATGCTGACCGTGCGCGAGGACATCGGCCGGCACAACGCGGTCGACAAGGTCATCGGATGGGCGCTGGAGCGCGGCCGGGTGCCATTGGCCGCGACGGTGCTGCTGGTCAGCGGGCGGGCCTCGTTCGAATTGACGCAGAAGGCGCTGATGGCCGGCATTCCGGTGCTGGCCGCGGTCTCGGCGCCGTCATCGCTGGCCGTCGCGCTGGCCGAGGAGTCGGGGATCACGCTGGTGGCGTTCCTGCGGGAGCACTCGATGAACGTCTACAGCCGGGCGGACCGGGTTAAGTGA
- a CDS encoding NAD-dependent epimerase/dehydratase family protein, with translation MGITVAVTGPTGEIGISAVTALEREPAVSKIIGMARRPFDPLSRGWTKTTYMQGDILDREAVDALVADADVVVHLAFIVMGSREESERVNLQGTRNVFEATVAAQTASGQPRRLVYTSSVAAYGYHSDNPVPLTEDVPTRGSDEHYYSAQKSACEAVLAEVTADSPLDVFVLRPCIVTGPEAPALADAMPWNQLPAPLRAVSKVLQKLKPVIPDPGVPLQLVHHDDVAAAIALAAVAPAPPGAYNIAGNGLVTISDVARALGGRPVRVPAAAASAASAAISHLPFVPSLLEWLHVARASVVMDTTRAQRDLGWHPTHTSAEALESLASAV, from the coding sequence ATGGGAATTACTGTCGCCGTCACCGGCCCGACCGGAGAGATCGGCATCTCCGCCGTTACGGCCCTGGAGCGCGAGCCTGCGGTCAGCAAAATCATCGGTATGGCGCGCCGGCCGTTTGATCCGCTGTCGCGCGGCTGGACCAAGACGACCTACATGCAGGGCGACATCCTGGACCGGGAGGCCGTCGACGCGCTGGTCGCCGACGCCGACGTCGTGGTTCACCTGGCCTTCATCGTCATGGGATCGCGGGAGGAGAGCGAACGGGTCAACCTGCAGGGCACCCGTAACGTGTTCGAAGCGACTGTGGCCGCGCAGACGGCATCCGGTCAGCCGCGCCGTCTGGTCTACACCTCTTCGGTCGCGGCCTACGGCTACCACTCCGACAACCCGGTGCCGCTCACCGAGGACGTGCCCACCCGGGGTTCCGACGAGCATTACTACTCCGCGCAGAAATCGGCGTGCGAGGCCGTGCTCGCCGAGGTCACCGCGGATTCACCGCTGGACGTCTTCGTGCTGCGGCCCTGCATCGTCACCGGCCCCGAAGCACCCGCCCTCGCCGACGCGATGCCGTGGAACCAGCTACCCGCTCCGCTGCGGGCGGTGTCGAAGGTGCTGCAGAAACTCAAGCCGGTGATCCCGGATCCCGGTGTGCCGCTGCAACTGGTACACCACGACGACGTCGCCGCCGCCATAGCGCTGGCGGCGGTGGCCCCCGCCCCGCCGGGTGCTTACAACATCGCCGGCAACGGGTTGGTGACCATCAGCGATGTCGCCCGTGCGTTGGGTGGCCGACCGGTGCGGGTCCCCGCGGCAGCGGCCTCGGCGGCCTCGGCGGCGATCTCCCACCTGCCGTTCGTCCCATCGCTGCTGGAATGGCTGCATGTGGCACGCGCGTCGGTCGTGATGGACACCACCCGGGCCCAGCGCGACCTCGGCTGGCACCCGACGCACACCTCGGCGGAGGCACTGGAGTCGCTGGCGTCAGCGGTGTGA